From a region of the Candidatus Sulfotelmatobacter sp. genome:
- a CDS encoding glycosyl hydrolase family 65 protein, with protein MKKLFETRYGHFSPDGREYVITRPDTPRPWANVICPDRYGTIVTQSGTGYSWMTHATFNRLTRWEQDLVRDEWGKWLYCLDRDSGELWSLAWSPVRPRFDFYECRHGLGYSTFTSEIHGVRAELTIFVPPEETLEIWRVALTNRSRRRRRLALTSALEWNLGPAPDTHREFHRLFIETDFRAADRALYATKRLNTIAEHGRGQPWNVEWPHVAFHAVSERPSGWESDKRGFFGQWGSAARPEAVAAGRLTRTSGKWLDGMAALQVNLTLPPGGTRQVAYTLGIGESLAEARRLARRYRAPASVERALRATREHWRRLLEPLEVHTPDPAFDLLTNHWLKYQAISCRLLGRTGYFQMGGAYGFRDQLQDSQVWLPLAPERTRRQILLHAAHQFRDGTAWHWWHPLTEEGAKKPLNDDLLWLPFLTLQYLRETLDWRSLDERVPFLGDDGKPSRDVGTLYEHCRRAIDSFWQRLSPRGIPRMGAGDWNDGLSAIGAKGRSESVWLAHFLIGILEDWVELERRRPGGDAAVSRRYALGAGKMRRAVNRHFWDGRWYVRATRDDGTPIGSKQNHEGRIFINAQTWAILSDVVPPRRLPALLDSLRRHLYREYGPLVLYPAYRTPDAGIGYLTRYAPGARENGGLYTHAGLWAVQAECKLGRAAEAWRLLRSFSPVHRGMRPDFYEVEPYVTPGNVDGPDSPHFGRGGWTWYTGSATWMFRIHSDWILGVRADWDGLRVAPCLPPGWKGFTMRRAFRGARYSISVRRGRKQELRVDGWKVAGDRIPDLADGREHQVTLILRGSR; from the coding sequence ATGAAGAAGCTGTTCGAGACCCGCTACGGCCATTTCAGCCCGGACGGCCGCGAGTACGTCATCACGCGTCCGGACACGCCGCGGCCGTGGGCCAACGTCATCTGCCCGGATCGCTACGGCACGATCGTCACCCAATCGGGCACCGGCTATTCGTGGATGACGCACGCGACCTTCAATCGTCTGACCCGCTGGGAGCAGGACCTGGTGCGCGACGAATGGGGCAAGTGGCTCTACTGCCTCGACCGCGATTCGGGCGAGCTGTGGTCGCTGGCCTGGAGTCCGGTGCGGCCCCGGTTCGACTTCTACGAGTGCCGGCACGGTCTCGGCTACAGCACCTTCACATCCGAAATCCATGGCGTCCGCGCCGAGCTCACGATCTTCGTCCCGCCCGAGGAGACGCTCGAGATCTGGCGCGTGGCGCTAACCAACCGCTCGCGCCGCAGACGGCGGCTCGCGCTCACCAGCGCGCTGGAATGGAACCTCGGCCCGGCGCCCGACACCCACCGGGAATTCCACCGCCTGTTCATCGAGACCGATTTCCGCGCCGCCGACCGCGCGCTCTACGCCACCAAGCGGCTCAATACCATTGCCGAGCACGGACGTGGGCAGCCCTGGAACGTCGAATGGCCGCACGTCGCGTTCCACGCCGTGAGCGAGCGCCCGAGCGGCTGGGAGAGCGACAAGCGCGGGTTCTTCGGCCAGTGGGGCAGCGCCGCGCGCCCGGAAGCGGTCGCGGCGGGGCGCCTCACCCGCACCTCCGGCAAGTGGCTCGACGGCATGGCGGCGCTGCAGGTCAATCTCACGTTGCCGCCCGGCGGCACCCGCCAGGTCGCGTACACGCTCGGCATCGGAGAGTCGCTCGCCGAGGCGCGGCGGCTGGCTCGCCGCTACCGCGCGCCGGCTTCGGTCGAGCGCGCGCTCCGCGCCACGCGCGAGCACTGGCGGCGGCTGCTCGAGCCGCTCGAAGTTCACACCCCGGATCCGGCCTTCGACCTGCTCACCAATCACTGGCTCAAGTACCAGGCGATCTCGTGTCGCCTGCTCGGGCGTACCGGCTACTTTCAGATGGGCGGCGCCTACGGATTTCGCGACCAGCTCCAGGACAGCCAGGTCTGGCTCCCGCTCGCGCCCGAGCGCACGCGGCGCCAGATCCTGCTCCACGCCGCGCATCAGTTCCGCGACGGCACCGCCTGGCACTGGTGGCATCCGCTCACCGAGGAGGGCGCGAAGAAGCCGCTCAACGACGATCTGCTGTGGCTTCCGTTCCTGACGCTCCAGTACCTGCGCGAGACGCTCGACTGGCGATCGCTCGACGAACGCGTGCCGTTCCTGGGTGACGACGGCAAGCCGTCGCGCGACGTCGGCACGCTCTACGAGCATTGCCGCCGCGCGATCGACTCGTTCTGGCAGCGGCTGTCGCCGCGCGGCATCCCGCGCATGGGCGCCGGCGACTGGAACGACGGCCTGTCCGCCATCGGCGCCAAGGGCCGCTCGGAGAGCGTGTGGCTCGCCCATTTCCTGATCGGGATCCTCGAGGACTGGGTCGAGCTCGAGAGGCGGCGGCCGGGCGGGGACGCCGCGGTGTCGCGCCGCTACGCACTCGGGGCCGGCAAGATGCGGCGCGCGGTGAACCGGCATTTCTGGGATGGCCGCTGGTACGTGCGCGCGACGCGTGATGACGGGACGCCGATCGGCTCGAAGCAGAATCACGAGGGCCGAATCTTCATCAACGCTCAGACCTGGGCGATTCTGAGCGACGTCGTGCCGCCGCGGCGTCTGCCCGCCCTGCTCGATTCGCTGCGGCGCCATCTCTATCGCGAATACGGGCCGCTCGTGCTCTATCCCGCCTATCGCACTCCCGACGCCGGCATCGGCTACCTCACCCGCTACGCGCCCGGAGCGCGCGAGAACGGTGGCCTGTACACGCACGCCGGCCTGTGGGCGGTGCAGGCCGAATGCAAGCTGGGGCGCGCGGCCGAGGCCTGGCGCCTGCTCCGCTCGTTCTCGCCGGTGCATCGCGGCATGCGCCCCGATTTCTACGAGGTCGAGCCCTACGTGACTCCGGGCAACGTGGACGGCCCCGATTCGCCACATTTCGGTCGGGGCGGCTGGACGTGGTACACGGGATCGGCGACGTGGATGTTCCGCATCCATTCCGACTGGATCCTCGGCGTCCGGGCCGACTGGGACGGCCTGCGGGTCGCGCCCTGCCTCCCGCCCGGCTGGAAGGGATTCACCATGCGGCGGGCGTTTCGCGGCGCGCGGTATTCGATTTCGGTACGCCGCGGGCGCAAGCAAGAGCTGCGCGTGGACGGCTGGAAGGTGGCGGGCGATCGGATCCCCGATCTCGCCGACGGCCGAGAACACCAGGTCACGTTGATCTTGAGAGGATCGCGATGA
- a CDS encoding efflux RND transporter permease subunit, whose protein sequence is MKLSEVSIERPVLATVMSLAIVLFGALSYSFLPVREYPDIDSPIVSVSTFYRGANPQVVETEITDVLEEQLSTIEGVKLLTSSSAEQSSDITIEFNLNRDVDKAANDVRDRVARVRSQLPITADDPVVAKQDVNAQPIIWLALYGERYNTLELSDFAKNELAERLQRLEGVGAVVVGGERKYAMRIWLDAQRLAAYGLTVSDVDRALRGGNAEIPAGRVEGKGREFAVRTRGDLDQPEQFASIIVAQQGDQVVKLGDVADVQVGAEDDRSAARYNRQPAVGLGIVKQQKASTVDVADVVRASLPRLRELLPAGMNLDVAYDSATFIENSIHEVVLSLIIAILLVFVVIFLFLGSLRATLIPAVAIPVSIIGTFTVTYFLGYSINILTLLALVLAIGLVVDDAIVMLENIHRHMELGKPRLRAALEGAKEIGFAIVATTFTLVAVFVPVAFLRGRVGRLFSEFGVAVAVSVLISGFVALTLTPMLCSRFLDAGEHGAEPPAGEAGPKPRRESRFRRWFDAMFARVSSSYEWSVRFAISHWRLMLGLTALLIVAIGGLFKLLPSEMVPTEDRGWIFNVIRAPEGATLEYTDRYVRVVEGMYDQLPAKDRMFTAVGLFGPVTDAFMFVGLKPYGERPPAQALTQQMFPRLFGIPGVLAFAFNPPSLSTGGGQPVNFVLQAESYEQLAASVPRMLGEAQKLGYLVNMDTDLKLNKPQLEVQIDRDRASELGVSVADIGNTLQVLLGGSQVTRFKRGDHQYDVMLQLPREDRASPGIINDLYVRGPRGLVQLSSVVRVEEKVAPRELNHFNRVRSATITASLAPGVTIGKALDDLRAIARRVLPPGVHTDLAGDSREYAESSGGLNFLFVIALAFIFLVLAAQFESFIDPMTILFSVPLAVFGALLTLFVFRMTINIFSQVGLIMLIGLVTKNAILIVEYANQRRARGESIVEAVVGASRIRLRPILMTALATVFGILPIALGLGAGAESRKPLGMAVVGGMLFSTFLTLVVVPVVYTLLARFSPVRRAAETRAAELARAAAAPQLSH, encoded by the coding sequence ATGAAGCTGAGCGAAGTCTCGATCGAGCGCCCGGTGCTGGCGACGGTAATGAGCCTCGCCATTGTGTTGTTCGGTGCGCTCTCCTACTCGTTCCTGCCGGTCCGCGAATACCCGGACATCGATTCGCCGATCGTCTCGGTGAGCACGTTTTACCGCGGCGCCAACCCGCAGGTGGTCGAGACCGAGATCACCGACGTGCTCGAGGAGCAGCTCTCGACGATCGAGGGCGTCAAGCTGCTGACCTCGTCGTCGGCCGAGCAGAGCTCGGACATCACCATCGAGTTCAATCTCAATCGCGACGTCGACAAGGCCGCCAACGACGTCCGCGACCGGGTCGCGCGCGTTCGCAGCCAGCTGCCGATCACCGCCGACGATCCGGTGGTCGCGAAGCAGGACGTGAACGCGCAGCCGATCATCTGGCTCGCGCTGTACGGCGAGCGCTACAACACCCTCGAGTTGTCGGACTTCGCGAAGAACGAGCTGGCCGAGCGGTTGCAGCGGCTGGAAGGGGTGGGGGCGGTGGTGGTGGGCGGCGAACGCAAGTACGCGATGCGCATCTGGCTCGACGCTCAGCGGCTGGCCGCCTACGGCCTCACGGTGAGCGACGTGGATCGCGCGCTGCGGGGCGGCAACGCCGAGATCCCTGCCGGGCGCGTCGAGGGCAAGGGCCGCGAATTCGCGGTGCGCACCCGCGGCGACCTCGACCAGCCCGAGCAGTTCGCCTCGATCATCGTCGCGCAGCAGGGTGACCAGGTGGTCAAGCTCGGCGACGTCGCCGACGTGCAGGTGGGCGCCGAAGACGACCGCAGCGCGGCGCGCTACAACCGGCAGCCGGCGGTTGGGCTCGGCATCGTCAAGCAGCAGAAGGCCAGCACCGTCGATGTCGCCGACGTGGTGCGCGCCTCCCTGCCCCGGTTGCGCGAGCTGCTGCCGGCCGGCATGAATCTCGACGTCGCCTACGACTCCGCCACCTTCATCGAGAATTCCATTCACGAGGTGGTGCTGTCGCTGATCATCGCGATCCTGCTGGTGTTCGTGGTGATCTTCCTCTTCCTCGGTTCGCTCCGCGCCACCTTGATCCCGGCGGTGGCGATTCCGGTTTCGATCATCGGCACCTTCACCGTGACCTACTTCCTCGGCTACAGCATCAACATCCTGACGCTGCTGGCGCTGGTGTTGGCGATCGGTCTGGTGGTGGACGACGCGATCGTCATGCTCGAGAACATCCATCGCCACATGGAGCTCGGCAAGCCGCGCCTGCGCGCGGCGCTCGAGGGCGCGAAGGAGATCGGCTTCGCGATCGTCGCCACCACCTTCACGCTGGTGGCCGTGTTCGTGCCGGTGGCGTTCCTGCGCGGCCGGGTCGGCCGCCTGTTCAGCGAGTTCGGCGTGGCGGTCGCGGTGTCGGTGCTGATCTCGGGATTCGTGGCGCTCACGCTCACGCCCATGCTCTGCTCGCGCTTCCTGGACGCTGGGGAGCACGGGGCCGAGCCGCCGGCCGGCGAAGCGGGTCCAAAGCCCAGGCGAGAGTCGCGATTCCGCCGCTGGTTCGACGCGATGTTCGCGCGCGTCTCGTCGAGCTACGAGTGGAGCGTGCGCTTCGCCATCTCCCACTGGCGGCTGATGCTGGGGCTGACCGCGCTCCTGATCGTCGCGATTGGCGGCTTGTTCAAGCTGCTTCCGAGCGAGATGGTGCCGACCGAGGATCGCGGCTGGATCTTCAACGTGATTCGCGCGCCCGAGGGCGCGACGCTCGAGTACACCGATCGCTACGTGCGCGTGGTCGAGGGCATGTACGACCAGCTCCCGGCCAAGGACCGCATGTTCACCGCGGTCGGGCTGTTCGGGCCGGTCACCGACGCCTTCATGTTCGTGGGGCTCAAGCCCTACGGAGAGCGCCCGCCCGCGCAGGCGCTGACGCAGCAGATGTTCCCGCGCCTGTTCGGGATTCCCGGGGTGCTGGCGTTCGCCTTCAATCCGCCGAGCCTCTCGACCGGCGGCGGTCAGCCGGTGAACTTCGTACTGCAGGCCGAGAGCTATGAACAGCTCGCGGCCAGCGTCCCCCGGATGCTGGGCGAGGCGCAGAAGCTCGGATACCTGGTGAACATGGACACCGACCTCAAGCTCAACAAGCCGCAGCTCGAGGTCCAGATCGATCGCGATCGTGCCTCGGAACTGGGCGTGTCGGTGGCCGACATCGGCAACACGCTGCAGGTGTTGCTCGGCGGCAGCCAGGTGACCCGCTTCAAGCGGGGCGATCACCAGTACGACGTCATGCTGCAGCTCCCGCGCGAGGATCGCGCGAGCCCGGGCATCATCAACGATCTCTACGTACGCGGGCCCAGGGGGCTGGTGCAGCTCTCGAGCGTGGTGCGGGTCGAGGAAAAGGTCGCGCCGCGAGAACTCAATCACTTCAATCGCGTGCGCTCGGCCACCATCACCGCCAGCCTCGCGCCGGGGGTCACGATCGGCAAGGCCCTTGACGATCTTCGCGCCATTGCGCGGCGCGTGCTTCCCCCCGGCGTGCACACCGATCTGGCCGGCGACTCTCGCGAATACGCCGAATCGAGCGGCGGACTCAACTTCCTGTTCGTGATCGCGCTGGCGTTCATTTTCCTGGTGCTGGCCGCCCAGTTCGAGAGCTTCATCGACCCGATGACCATCCTGTTCTCGGTGCCGCTGGCGGTGTTCGGAGCGCTGCTCACGCTGTTCGTATTCCGCATGACCATCAACATCTTTTCGCAGGTCGGACTGATCATGCTGATCGGTCTGGTCACGAAGAACGCCATCCTGATCGTCGAGTACGCCAATCAGCGCCGTGCGCGCGGAGAATCGATCGTCGAGGCGGTGGTGGGCGCGTCGCGCATCCGGCTGCGCCCGATCCTGATGACGGCGCTGGCCACCGTCTTCGGCATCCTGCCGATCGCCCTCGGGCTCGGCGCCGGCGCCGAGTCCCGGAAGCCGCTCGGCATGGCGGTGGTCGGGGGCATGCTGTTCTCGACCTTCCTCACCCTGGTGGTGGTCCCGGTGGTCTACACCCTGCTCGCGCGCTTCTCCCCGGTGCGGCGCGCCGCCGAAACTCGGGCGGCGGAGCTCGCCCGGGCCGCCGCCGCACCCCAGCTCAGCCACTGA
- a CDS encoding efflux RND transporter periplasmic adaptor subunit, which yields MSFGLLLTGCAPGAGKTGFQMPPTPVEVATVQSRTVRDQFHALGGIASDEQIEVVSELSAVVEELTFVEGQAVEKGTQLARLDDREIRADAERAEAQREQAESNFKRSEKLLEQNAISPQEMDDAKTALKVADANEALAKARLDKTRIRAPFSGLVGRRRVSPGAYLREGEVITDLARVDEMKVTFAAPERYAGLLRPGIAVDAMAPAFPSQHFPGRITVVDPVIDPDTRTVQLVAKLPNPERRLRPGMSANVSVTFAERPGALVVPDEAVFAEGTQSFVFLVKRDSTVSKAPVRLGTRDSARVEILHGLEAGQVVVRAGHQKLYDGAHVMPVGAAGDSGGGPASGSAAR from the coding sequence TTGAGTTTCGGTCTCCTGCTTACCGGATGCGCCCCCGGTGCCGGCAAGACCGGCTTCCAGATGCCGCCCACCCCGGTCGAGGTCGCGACCGTGCAGTCGCGCACCGTCCGCGACCAGTTCCACGCGCTCGGCGGCATCGCCTCGGACGAGCAGATCGAGGTGGTGAGCGAGCTGAGCGCGGTGGTCGAGGAGCTGACCTTCGTCGAAGGCCAGGCGGTCGAGAAGGGCACCCAGCTCGCGCGGCTCGACGACCGCGAAATCCGCGCCGATGCCGAACGTGCGGAAGCCCAGCGCGAGCAGGCCGAGTCGAACTTCAAGCGTTCCGAGAAGCTGCTCGAGCAGAACGCCATCTCGCCGCAGGAGATGGACGACGCCAAGACCGCGCTCAAGGTCGCCGACGCCAACGAAGCGCTGGCCAAGGCTCGGCTCGACAAGACGCGGATTCGCGCTCCGTTCTCGGGGCTGGTCGGGCGCCGCCGGGTTTCTCCCGGCGCCTACCTGCGCGAGGGCGAAGTCATCACCGACCTCGCGCGCGTGGACGAAATGAAAGTGACCTTCGCGGCCCCCGAGCGCTACGCCGGGCTGCTGCGCCCGGGCATCGCGGTGGACGCGATGGCGCCGGCGTTCCCGAGCCAACATTTTCCCGGGCGCATCACGGTGGTGGATCCCGTGATCGATCCCGATACGCGCACCGTTCAACTGGTGGCGAAGCTCCCCAACCCCGAGCGACGCCTGCGTCCCGGCATGTCGGCGAACGTGTCGGTGACGTTCGCCGAACGTCCGGGCGCGCTGGTCGTCCCCGATGAGGCGGTGTTCGCCGAGGGCACCCAAAGCTTCGTGTTCCTGGTGAAGCGCGACAGCACCGTGAGCAAGGCGCCGGTGCGCCTCGGCACCCGCGATTCCGCGCGCGTGGAGATCCTGCACGGCCTCGAGGCCGGGCAGGTGGTGGTCCGCGCCGGACACCAGAAGCTCTACGACGGCGCGCACGTCATGCCGGTCGGCGCGGCGGGCGACTCGGGCGGCGGACCGGCGAGCGGAAGCGCGGCGCGATGA